A single Oncorhynchus kisutch isolate 150728-3 linkage group LG19, Okis_V2, whole genome shotgun sequence DNA region contains:
- the LOC116354983 gene encoding heat shock 70 kDa protein 4-like, whose amino-acid sequence MSVVGFDVGFLNCYVAVARAGGIETVANEYSDRCTPACVSFGPRNRSIGAAAKSQVVTNCKNTVQGFKRFHGRAFSDPYIQRLKSSLVYDLAQMPSGTTGIKVMYMEEEKVFSIEQVTAMLLTKMKETAEHALKKPVADCVVSVPCYYTDAERRSVVDAAQIAGLNCLRLMNETTAVALAYGIYKQDLPAPEEKPRIVVFVDIGHSGYQTSVCAFNKGKLKFWRRPAIRSWAEGL is encoded by the exons ATGTCTGTGGTAGGATTCGACGTCGGGTTTCTGAACTGCTATGTTGCGGTAGCTAGAGCCGGAGGAATAGAAACTGTAGCCAATGAATACAGTGATCGATGTACACC AGCATGTGTGTCATTTGGACCACGGAATCGATCTATTGGTGCAGCTGCAAAAAGCCAG GTCGTCACAAACTGCAAGAACACAGTCCAAGGGTTCAAGAGATTTCATGGCCGGGCTTTTTCTGATCCGTACATCCAGCGTTTGAAATCCAGCCTTGTTTACGACTTAGCGCAGATGCCTTCGGGCACCACTGGCATCAAG GTGATGtacatggaggaggagaaggtgttcAGCATTGAGCAGGTCACTGCCATGCTTCTGACCAAGATGAAGGAGACAGCTGAGCATGCACTGAAGAAACCTGTGGCTGACTGCGTGGTCTCT gtcccctgctacTACACGGACGCTGAGAGGAGATCAGTGGTGGACGCAGCACAGATCGCTGGACTCAACTGTCTGAGGCTCATGAATGAGACAACCGCAG TGGCGTTGGCGTATGGAATCTATAAGCAGGACCTCCCTGCTCCAGAGGAGAAGCCCAGGATTGTGGTGTTTGTAGACATTGGACACTCTGGATACCAGACCTCTGTCTGTGCCTTCAACAAGGGCAAGCTGAA GTTCTGGCGACGGCCTGCGATCCGGAGCTGGGCGGAAGGACTTTGA